A stretch of DNA from Longimicrobium sp.:
CGACCGTCCCGCGAAGGTCAGCGCCACGGCGTCGGGCGTCCGCGCCGCCTGCGCCTCGAACAGCTCGTGAACGCACAGGCCGCGAGGGTACTCCGCCTCCGTGGCGTTCCACCCCTCCACCACCTGCCGCCGCTCCGCCGGGGCGAGCAGCTCCACTTCGTCCACGCGCCGGCCCGGGTCCGCCGCCATCTCCTCCAGCACGCGCCGCAGGTAGCCCACGTGGCGCTCCACCGTGGCGCGCTCGAAGAGCGCCGTGGCGTACTCCACCCGCCCCACGATCCGCCCGCCCGCCTCGCGCAGCGACAGCGACAGGTCGAACTTGGCCGTCCCGTCCGACGCCGAGCCGTCCACCGGGCCCGCCTCCAGCCCCGGCAGCTCCAGGGCGCCCGGCGGCGTGTTCTGCCAGGTGAACATCACCTGGAACAGCGGGCTGTGCGCCAGGCTGCGCGCCGGCTGCACCCGCTCCACCACCCGCTCGAAGGGGACGTCCTGATTGTGCTGCGCCTCCAGCGCGCGCTCCTTCACCCGCGCCAGCAGCTCCGCCGCCGTGGGCGAGCCCGACAGGTCCAGGCGCAGCGCCAGCGTGTTGACGAACAGCCCGATCAGCCCCTCGACCTCGCGGCGCCCGCGGTTGGCCACCGGCGTGCCGACCACCACGTCGTGCTGCCCCGACAGCCGGCCGAGCAGGGCCGCCCACCCGGCCAGGAGCGTCATGAACAGCGTGGCTCCCTGCCGCCGGCCCAGGGCCTTCAGCCTGGCGGCGAGCGCCTCGTCGAGCTCCACCGGGACCGAGGCCCCCGCGTGGTCCTGCCGGTCGGGGCGCGCGCGGTCGGTGGGCAGCGCCAGCAGCTCCGGCGCGCCCGCGAGCGCCCGGCTCCAGTAGTCCTCCTGCGCCCGCAACGCCCGGCTCTCCGCCCAGCGCCGCTGCCACGCCGCGTAGTCGGCGTACTGCACCGGGAGCGGCGGGAGCGGGTCGTCCCCGCCCTCACGGTACGCGCCGTACAGCACGCTCAGCTCCCGGGCCAGCACCCCCGTCGACCAGGCGTCGGAGACGATGTGGTGCATCGTCCACAGCAGCACGTGGTCGTCGTCACCCAGCCGCACCAGCCGAGCGCGCGCCAGCGGGCCGCGCTCCAGGTCGAACGGCGCGCCGGCCTCTTCGGCCACCAGGCGCCGCAGCTCGGCATCGGCGTCGGCGCGCCCGGCCAGATCGTGCTCCCGCAGGGGGAAGCGGCTCTCCTCGGCCGGCGCGATCCTCTGCCCGGGCTCGCCGTCCACCGTCACGAAGGTGGTGCGCAGCGCCTCGTGGCGCGCCACCAGGCGGTCCAGCGCGCGCGAGAGCGCCGCGCGGTCCAGCGTCCCCCGCAGGCGGACGCGCCGGGGGATGTGGTACGCGCCGCCGGCGCCCATCCGCTCCAGGAACCAGAGCCGCTCCTGCGCGAACGAAAGCGCCAGCCGCCCCCCGCGGTCGGCCGGCTCGATCGGCGGCAGCTCCGCGCGCGCCGCCGCCTCCAGCCCCCGCGCGAAGTCCTCCAGCACCGGGCGGTCGAACACCTCGCCCAGCGCCGCCTCCACGCCCAGCGCCTGGCGCACGCGCGAGACCACCTGCACGGCCAGGAGCGAGTGGCCGCCCAGGTCGAAGAAGTGGTCGCGGCGCCCCACCCGCTCCATCCCCAGCACCTCGGCCCAGATCTCCGCCAGCGCCGCCTCGGTCGCGCTCGCCGGGGCCTCGTAGGCCCGCGCGCCCGCGTCCGCCTCCGGCGCGGGGAGCGCCGCGCGGTCCACCTTGCCGTTGGGGGTGAGCGGGAGCCGCTCCAGCCGCACGAACGCCGCCGGCACCATGTACTCCGGGAGCCGCTCGCGCAGGTGCGCGCGCAGCGCCCCGGCGTCGGCGCTTCCCTCGCCCACCCAGTACGCCGCGAGCCGCCGGTCGCCGGGCGCGTCCTCGCGCGCCGCCACCACCGCCTCGCGCACCGCCGGGTGCTCGGCGAGGCGCGCCTCGACCTCGCCCGGCTCGATGCGGAAGCCCCGCACCTTGACCTGGGCGTCGTTGCGCCCCACGAACTCCAGCGTCCCGTCGGGGAGCCGCCGCCCCAGGTCTCCCGTGCGGTACAGGCGCCCGCCCGGATCGGCGCCGAACGGGTCGGCCACGAAGCGCTCCGCCGTCAGCCCAGGGCGCCCCAGGTACCCGCGCGCCACCCCCGCGCCCCCGATGTACAGCTCACCCACCACCCCCGCCGGCACCGGCTCGCCGGCGCCGTCCAGCACGTAGATCCGCGTGTTCGCCACCGGCGAACCGATCCCCGCGCGGCCCCGCCGCCCGGGGGAGTCCGCGCCCACCGGCTGCAGCGACGACCAGATGGTGGTCTCGGTGGGCCCGTAGACGTTCCACAGCGCGCCGACCCGCTCGGAGAGCCGCGCGGCGAGGTCGGCGGGGAGCGCCTCGCCGCCGCAGAGCGCGCGCAGCCCGGGGTCGCCCGTCCAGCCGCCGTCCAGCAGGAGGCGCCAGGTGGCGGGGGTGGCCTGCAGCACCGTCCCCGGCGCGGCGGAGATCGCGCGCTCGAGGAGCGCCGGGTCCGAGGCGGCCGTGCGGTCCAGGATCTCCACCCGGGCCCCGGAGAGGAGCGGGAGGAACAGCTCCAGCACGGAGATGTCGAACGCGAGCGTGGTGACGGCGAGCAGCCGGTCCGCCGCCCCCATCCCCACGGTGCCGCGCATCGACCACAGGAGGTTGCACACGCCGCGGTGCTCGACCATCACCCCCTTGGGCCGGCCCGTGGAGCCCGAGGTGTAGATCACGTACGCCAGGTGGCGCGGGGTGAGGCCGCCGCGCTCCGGGTTCGTCTCCGGGTGCCGCGCCCAGGAGGCGTCGCGGTCGAGCGCCAGCACCGGCACGCCGAGCCCGCCGAAGCGCGCGGCAAACGGCGATTCGGTGAGCAGCGCCGCCGGCCGGCTGTCGCGCAGCACGTGGCGCAGCCGCTCCTCGGGGTGGGAGGGGTCCAGCGGCACGTACGCCCCGCCCGCCTTCAGCACCCCCAGCACCGCCGCGAGCATCTCCGGGCCCCGCTCCACGCAGAGCCCCACGCGCGCGTCGGGACCCACGCCGAGGCCCCGCAGGTAGTGCGCGAGCCGGTTCGCGCGGGCGTTCAGCTCACGGTAGGTGAGCGACCGTCCGTCGAAGGTCAGCGCCACGGCGTCGGGCGTCCGCTCCGCCTGCGCCTCGAACAGCTCGTACACGCAGGCCTGGTCGGGGTACGCCGCCCCGGTGGCGTTCCACTCCTCCAGCTCGCGCCGGCGCTCGGCCTCGGGGAGCAGGTCCAGCTCCTCCACGCGCCGGCCGTCGCCCGTCGCCATCGCCTCCAGCACCCGCCGCAGGTAGCCCACGTGGCGCTCCACCGTGGCCGGCTCGAAGAGCGCGGTGGCGTACTCCATCCCGCCCACGATCCGCCCGCCCTCCTCCTGCAGCGTCAGCGACAGGTCGAACTTCGCCGTCGCCTGGGGGGAGCGCTCCAGGAACGCCGGGCCGGTCCCCGGCAGCGCCAGCCGGCTCCGCCGCACGTTCTGCCACGAGAACACCACCTGGAACACCGGGTTGTGCGCCAGGCTGCGCGCCGGCTGCACCTGCTCCACCACCTGCTCGAAGGGGAGGTCGCGGTTGTGCTGCGCCCCGAGCGAGCGCTCCTTCACCCGCCCCAGCAGCTCCGCCACCGTGGGCGAGCCCGAGAGGTCCACGCGCAGCGCCAGGGTGTTCACGAAGAAGCCGATCAGCCCCTCGATCTCCCGCCGCCCGCGGTTGGCGGTGGGCGAGCCCACCACCACGTCCGTCTGGCCCGCGAGGCGGCCCAGCACCACCGCCCACCCGGCCAAGAGCGTCATGAACAGCGTGGTCCCGTGCCGCCGGGAGAGCGCCCTGAGCCCCGCCACGAGCTCCTCGCCCAGCTCCACCGGGAGCGTGGCCCCCGCGAACTCCTGCCGCGCCGGACGCGGGTGGTCCAGCGGGAGCTCGAGGAGCGCCGGCACGCCCTCCAGCGCGCCCCTCCAGTACGCCGCCTGCTTCTCCAGCACCTCCTCCATCACCCAGCGCCGCTGCCACGCCGCATAGTCGGCGTACTGCACCGGGAGCGGCGGGAGCGGGTCGCCGGCGCCGCGCAGGAACGAGGCGTACAGCGCGTCCATCTCATCGCCCAGCACCTCGACCGACCACTGGTCCGACACCAGGTGGTGCATCGTCACCAGCAG
This window harbors:
- a CDS encoding amino acid adenylation domain-containing protein yields the protein MSIADRASSPARQPPPTADEWPGYAVPVGEAEAAAAEIWCEVLGVERVGRGDDFFELGGDSLDEVQVISRVRQVLDVELAPGALFDHPVLAEFARAVEEAARADLPAIEPVDRAGRLPLSFAQQRLWFLEQLGAAGVYNIPRQLRLRGELDRAALARALDRVVARHEALRTTIRVVDGEPEQRIAPPEASRFDLREHDLSGRADADAELRRLAAEEAGAPFDLERGPLVRGRLVRLAADDHVLLVTMHHLVSDQWSVEVLGDEMDALYASFLRGAGDPLPPLPVQYADYAAWQRRWVMEEVLEKQAAYWRGALEGVPALLELPLDHPRPARQEFAGATLPVELGEELVAGLRALSRRHGTTLFMTLLAGWAVVLGRLAGQTDVVVGSPTANRGRREIEGLIGFFVNTLALRVDLSGSPTVAELLGRVKERSLGAQHNRDLPFEQVVEQVQPARSLAHNPVFQVVFSWQNVRRSRLALPGTGPAFLERSPQATAKFDLSLTLQEEGGRIVGGMEYATALFEPATVERHVGYLRRVLEAMATGDGRRVEELDLLPEAERRRELEEWNATGAAYPDQACVYELFEAQAERTPDAVALTFDGRSLTYRELNARANRLAHYLRGLGVGPDARVGLCVERGPEMLAAVLGVLKAGGAYVPLDPSHPEERLRHVLRDSRPAALLTESPFAARFGGLGVPVLALDRDASWARHPETNPERGGLTPRHLAYVIYTSGSTGRPKGVMVEHRGVCNLLWSMRGTVGMGAADRLLAVTTLAFDISVLELFLPLLSGARVEILDRTAASDPALLERAISAAPGTVLQATPATWRLLLDGGWTGDPGLRALCGGEALPADLAARLSERVGALWNVYGPTETTIWSSLQPVGADSPGRRGRAGIGSPVANTRIYVLDGAGEPVPAGVVGELYIGGAGVARGYLGRPGLTAERFVADPFGADPGGRLYRTGDLGRRLPDGTLEFVGRNDAQVKVRGFRIEPGEVEARLAEHPAVREAVVAAREDAPGDRRLAAYWVGEGSADAGALRAHLRERLPEYMVPAAFVRLERLPLTPNGKVDRAALPAPEADAGARAYEAPASATEAALAEIWAEVLGMERVGRRDHFFDLGGHSLLAVQVVSRVRQALGVEAALGEVFDRPVLEDFARGLEAAARAELPPIEPADRGGRLALSFAQERLWFLERMGAGGAYHIPRRVRLRGTLDRAALSRALDRLVARHEALRTTFVTVDGEPGQRIAPAEESRFPLREHDLAGRADADAELRRLVAEEAGAPFDLERGPLARARLVRLGDDDHVLLWTMHHIVSDAWSTGVLARELSVLYGAYREGGDDPLPPLPVQYADYAAWQRRWAESRALRAQEDYWSRALAGAPELLALPTDRARPDRQDHAGASVPVELDEALAARLKALGRRQGATLFMTLLAGWAALLGRLSGQHDVVVGTPVANRGRREVEGLIGLFVNTLALRLDLSGSPTAAELLARVKERALEAQHNQDVPFERVVERVQPARSLAHSPLFQVMFTWQNTPPGALELPGLEAGPVDGSASDGTAKFDLSLSLREAGGRIVGRVEYATALFERATVERHVGYLRRVLEEMAADPGRRVDEVELLAPAERRQVVEGWNATEAEYPRGLCVHELFEAQAARTPDAVALTFAGRS